AGGGGAAGCGGCAGAAGCATTAGCTTCCGGCCGTCAACTTCATAAACAAAATTCGGCCTTCAATTTTGTTTAGCATACAATTCCATGGGTTCGAACCTCCCCTGTAGCCAATTTTTATTTTTAATGAACATACATAGCAGCCTTTTTTTTTTCTTGCTTCTAGTCGTTCTAAACTCAAGACCGACACTGCTTAGTGTAGAGCAAAAAAAAAAAAATTCATAAGACCATCTCCAACCAAACTGTAAAACACTATTTTATTGTAATTTTTACACTAAAACCTATCCAACATAACAGTAAAAATCACACTATTTTAGCGTCACACTATAATTTCACACCAAATTTGGTGTGATACTATTCACCACATTAAAACACTATTCACTCTACTAAAATACTATTTACTTATATTATTAATAAAATGCACAATTAAATAAATAAAAAATAAAAAGTTAAATACATATAATATTATAAAATAATTTTTAATGTGAAATTTAGTGTTGTGGTTAGAGAATAACATTTTTTTAGTGCTAAAAATACACTAAAATAGTGTGATTTTGACTAAAATAGTGTTATGGGTTAGAGATGCTCTTAAAAAATATTTGTAAATTCATAAGACATGGGTGTTGTAAACATATAAAAACATATCATATACTTTATAAGCAGACAATAATGCATTTTTTTAACCAAAGTACCTACATATAATGAATTTTAGTATAAGGAAAAAAGTAACCTAATGTCCAGGAACCACGGTCTAGTAAGAAGCCTTTTGAGCCACCGTTCCAATGGCGGTAAGATTAACGGCTCATATTGGTTTCGATTAACTGGAGGAATCAATGGAAGTGAAGTGAAAGGAGTAAGGACCGAACGCAACGTACGTAGCCACGAAGATATATGCTAAACGGCGTAGGAATTTCATATTTTCATAATATTCTTTGCTATCTCTTCGAGATGAACTAAAATTAAAGAGATGATATTATCACTTCACTACTACGTACTCTCGACCATCCAATTAAAACAAGGATATGATGTCATGCAAATTCGTACGGTAACGTTTACGATATATTATATTCCCATTAGTCTTGTGGATCCCTAGTCATCTGCCATTTTTGTGTGTCACTTGTTATGGATTGTATTGGATTAATGTATACAATTTATTTAATTTATTCTTCACTCTTGCACGATTTAGCTCAAGAGCTGTACAAGTTGAAATTTGCTACCCTTTTCGTTGCATATTATTATTATTTATACGCGAATAGCATTTCAGGTAAGAGTGTGTGTGGTAGCATAGTGGTTTCACCACTAAAATCAAAAAATAGAAATTAGTTCCAGCTACAGAATTGATCAGTTGTATAAGAATATCGAGTTACGTTATTTAAGATGTTGCATTGTGAAACCAATAGGAAAAGAAGTATAAAGGTGGCCGACAACAAATAAGGATTCAGAAGGCACCGATTCATGAGACTAGGCATACAACAAAACACTACAAAGCAGTTTCATATTGTTATAAAATATATTTTGTATGTAGTAACAGCTTATTTCTAATTCAGTCTTCAATTTTGAGAATAAAGAAGCAAGGATCAAATAACACCTTACCTCACGCAACGCAAGTAGCAACAAGCAAGTAGTTCATCATCAGCTTTTTGAGAATGTTATTCAGAAACAAAGTTTAACAATACTATTCAATTCGATGCTTACAGTTTTAATTTTATAATAAAGATGCTTATAGTTTTCGGATACCCAATTGTCATTGAATTGGTTCTCGTTACTTACCAGGATTAATTAGTTACATTTCAGTTGTTAGGTGATTGAAAGAGTTTTACTATTTTCTTTAAAACTAAGAAGAAAGACCGAAGAATGAGGAGTGAGTCGAGTGACGTAAACGTTGCATTAAGGAAAAGTTGCGTTAGATCTGATTACGGACAAAACGTTGCGTTAGATCTGATTGTCCGTACAGTTTATTGAGGGTTTGATTGTAATCAAGGAAAAGTTGTAACTTCTCTTTTTGATCTTTTGTTGACGTGACATCGATTTTATTGGTTTATGTTTTTTGGGGACAAAAACTATAATAGAAATAGAAATATATTACTGTTTGGTATATTTGGTGTTTGGTGATCGGTCACACCGATGTTTTCTTGTTTTCTTTCCCCTAACCGATTGTATCTTCGTAAGAACTTTTACAATGGTATAAGCCAACTTTGACTCCATTCAAATCATAAATATTTCGCCACTCGAGCCATTGAAGATTTTTCACCATTACTTTAGAAATAAGGAATTGATTTTTTTTTATAAGTTTTCAAGGCTTCCTCCACCTACACATAATAATAATAAAAAATATATATCAATTTGTGGAAGCACATCACAATATTCCACACCAGATTATCAGATCTTCCACATTAGCATAAAACATTTACCATTCATTTAACCATCTTCTTTGATTAGCTCATAAAATTCTTGATATTATAAATAAGACTATATATCAACTTATTTTATCTACGTCTTCTCAATCATCAGCGATACAACTTGCAACAAATCTTCCTGGGAGGTCAGATAAAATGGTTTCATCTTATGGTGCATCTGAAGTAGAAAGTCATCTTCAAAGTTAGACAGTGTTATCAAGAAAAATTAAAATTTAGTTTCAACCATATGCACAATTAAGCAAGCGGTGGTAAACTGATAATAAAAAGAGAATTTTGAGTAAAGCACAAATCCGTCAATGTTGGATTCGAATTGTGCAAGGAACAAAATTGCTATTTGTTTGGCCATGCGAAATGAGATTTGCCTACACCTCATTTAGAGAAACCGAGGTTCGGGTTACTCATCGTTTTTAGTTTTCTGTGAATTATTTCGGCTTAGTCCGGACACCCACAATTTTAAAAGCCATATACTGTTATGAAACAGACTGTGAATGGCTCATAACCAAGAGATTATGATTTGTAATCTTCCAATTTATCTATGACGGTGTAATCTCCTATAAAATGAACCTCTATGTTATGAATAAATATAGACTTTTCCATTATTTTTATAACACGTTATCAACACGAAACTCTAAATCTCTAAGCTAATACCCAAATCGAAAAACCCTAAAACCCTAACCCTAGCCGGCGATCTGACGATACCCCAAACTCTAAATCATGTTCCTACATGATTAAAATCTCAAATCGGTTTTTACAAGTTAAAATCCGATAAACCCTAACCCTATATCTAGAAACCATAAATAATATAAGTATCAGAATTAATTATACTATAATTATCAAATCACATATTAAAACCATAATCGAATATTTTGAAATCAAAACTGTTTTCGGTTTTGATCATTGAGGTTTTAAATCTGATTGAATCTGATGCTATGTTGCTAGAATTGTTTGACCGTTAAATTGATAGATTTATTTNNNNNNNNNNNNNNNNNNNNNNNNNNNNNNNNNNNNNNNNNNNNNNNNNNNNNNNNNNNNNNNNNNNNNNNNNNNNNNNNNNNNNNNNNNNNNNNNNNNNNNNNNNNNNNNNNNNNNNNNNNNNNNNNNNNNNNNNNNNNNNNNNNNNNNNNNNNNNNNNNNNNNNNNNNNNNNNNNNNNNNNNNNNNNNNNNNNNNNNNNNNNNNNNNNNNNNNNNNNNNNNNNNNNNNNNNNNNNNNNNNNNNNNNNNNNNNNNNNNNNNNNNNNNNNNNNNNNNNNNNNNNNNNNNNNNNNNNNNNNNNNNNNNNNNNNNNNNNNNNNNNNNNNNNNNNNNNNNNNNNNNNNNNNNNNNNNNNNNNNNNNNNNNNNNNNNNNNNNNNNNNNNNNNNNNNNNNNNNNNNNNNNNNNNNNNNNNNNNNNNNNNNNNNNNNNNNNNNNNNNNNNNNNNNNNNNNNNNNNNNNNNNNNNNNNNNNNNNNNNNNNNNNNNNNNNNNNNNNNNNNNNNNNNNNNNNNNNNNNNNNNNNNNNNNNNNNNNNNNNNNNNNNNNNNNNNNNNNNNNNNNNNNNNNNNNNNNNNNNNNNNNNNNNNNNNNNNNNNNNNNNNNNNNNNNNNNNNNNNNNNNNNNNNNNNNNNNNNNNNNNNNNNNNNNNNNNNNNNNNNNNNNNNNNNNNNNNNNNNNNNNNNNNNNNNNNNNNNNNNNNNNNNNNNNNNNNNNNNNNNNNNNNNNNNNNNNNNNNNNNNNNNNNNNNNNNNNNNNNNNNCCGCATGAAAATTATACCTAAATATTGAGTGATATATGATTTGAGATGTCGAAAATCAACCTGAATTTTGCTGCCCTAAATCTCTTTGAAGATAATTATTTACGGTGGACATTGGATACAAAAATTATCCTAAAGTCAAAAAGACTTGGTGAATGTATCATAGAAGGCAATAATGCCAATGAGAAAGATTGATACATGGCAATATTAATTATCAGCCATCATCTTATGAAGAGTCTCAAAGATCAGTATCAGACTATAGAGAATCCCTCTAGACCTTTGGACAAAGTTAAAAAATCGAGATATAATCACCAAAGAACGGTGTTATTACCAAAGGCCCTATTTGATTGGAGGAATCTTAGAATCAAGGACTATAAGTCCGTGGATGAGTCTATTGCTAGCTGGGCAAAATATTGGATTACTGATGAGAAACAATGAATTGAGACCTCCTGGATTAACCCCATTACCTGATACCAAATAAGGCAGCAAAAGAAAAAAAAAGGTAACAACGTCCGGAATGATAGACCACACGGCCATGGCCGTGGAGGGTGGAAAGGACGTGGCCATGGCCACCATAACACATTTGGCCGTGGGAATCACTATGGCAGAGGCCGTGGGTATCAACCCAATTTGAGCCATGGTCAAGGCAGTGGCCGTGGTATGTCCTTTAAACCACAAAGCTCGACCAAATCAGTGTGCCATAGATGTGGAATGGGGAACCATTGGGCTAAGATATGAAGGAACCCCAAACATTTTTGTGACCTCTATCAAAAAGAGTTNNNNNNNNNNNNNNNNNNNNNNNNNNNNNNNNNNNNNNNNNNNNNNNNNNNNNNNNNNNNNNNNNNNNNNNNNNNNNNNNNNNNNNNNNNNNNNNNNNNNNNNNNNNNNNNNNNNNNNNNNNNNNNNNNNNNNNNNNNNNNNNNNNNNNNNNNNNNNNNNNNNNNNNNNNNNNNNNNNNNNNNNNNNNNNNNNNNNNNNNNNNNNNNNNNNNNNNNNNNNNNNNNNNNNNNNNNNNNNNNNNNNNNNNNNNNNNNNNNNNNNNNNNNNNNNNNNNNNNNNNNNNNNNNNNNNNNNNNNNNNNNNNNNNNNNNNNNNNNNNNNNNNNNNNNNNNNNNNNNNNNNNNNNNNNNNNNNNNNNNNNNNNNNNNNNNNNNNNNNNNNNNNNNNNNNNNNNNNNNNNNNNNNNNNNNNNNNNNNNNNNNNNNNNNNNNNNNNNNNNNNNNNNNNNNNNNNNNNNNNNNNNNNNNNNNNNNNNNNNNNNNNNNNNNNNNNNNNNNNNNNNNNNNNNNNNNNNNNNNNNNNNNNNNNNNNNNNNNNNNNNNNNNNNNNNNNNNNNNNNNNNNNNNNNNNNNNNNNNNNNNNNNNNNNNNNNNNNNNNNNNNNNNNNNNNNNNNNNNNNNNNNNNNNNNNNNNNNNNNNNNNNNNNNNNNNNNNNNNNNNNNNNNNNNNNNNNNNNNNNNNNNNNNNNNNNNNNNNNNNNNNNNNNNNNNNNNNNNNNNNNNNNNNNNNNNNNNNNNNNNNNNNNNNNNNNNNNNNNNNNNNNNNNNNNNNNNNNNNNNNNNNNNNNNNNNNNNNNNNNNNNNNNNNNNNNNNNNNNNNNNNNNNNNNNNNNNNNNNNNNNNNNNNNNNNNNNNNNNNNNNNNNNNNNNNNNNNNNNNNNNNNNNNNNNNNNNNNNNNNNNNNNNNNNNNNNNNNNNNNNNNNNNNNNNNNNNNNNNNNNNNNNNNNNNNNNNNNNNNNNNNNNNNNNNNNNNNNNNNNNNNNNNNNNNNNNNNNNNNNNNNNNNNNNNNNNNNNNNNNNNNNNNNNNNNNNNNNNNNNNNNNNNNNNNNNNNNNNNNNNNNNNNNNNNNNNNNNNNNNNNNNNNNNNNNNNNNNNNNNNNNNNNNNNNNNNNNNNNNNNNNNNNNNNNNNNNNNNNNNNNNNNNNNNNNNNNNNNNNNNNNNNNNNNNNNNNNNNNNNNNNNNNNNNNNNNNNNNNNNNNNNNNNNNNNNNNNNNNNNNNNNNNNNNNNNNNNNNNNNNNNNNNNNNNNNNNNNNNNNNNNNNNNNNNNNNNNNNNNNNNNNNNNNNNNNNNNNNNNNNNNNNNNNNNNNNNNNNNNNNNNNNNNNNNNNNNNNNNNNNNNNNNNNNNNNNNNNNNNNNNNNNNNNNNNNNNNNNNNNNNNNNNNNNNNNNNNNNNNNNNNNNNNNNNNNNNNNNNNNNNNNNNNNNNNNNNNNNNNNNNNNNNNNNNNNNNNNNNNNNNNNNNNNNNNNNNNNNNNNNNNNNNNNNNNNNNNNNNNNNNNNNNNNNNNNNNNNNNNNNNNNNNNNNNNNNNNNNNNNNNNNNNNNNNNNNNNNNNNNNNNNNNNNNNNNNNNNNNNNNNNNNNNNNNNNNNNNNNNNNNNNNNNNNNNNNNNNNNNNNNNNNNNNNNNNNNNNNNNNNNNNNNNNNNNNNNNNNNNNNNNNNNNNNNNNNNNNNNNNNNNNNNNNNNNNNNNNNNNNNNNNNNNNNNNNNNNNNNNNNNNNNNNNNNNNNNNNNNNNNNNNNNNNNNNNNNNNNNNNNNNNNNNNNNNNNNNNNNNNNNNNNNNNNNNNNNNNNNNNNNNNNNNNNNNNNNNNNNNNNNNNNNNNNNNNNNNNNNNNNNNNNNNNNNNNNNNNNNNNNNNNNNNNNNNNNNNNNNNNNNNNNNNNNNNNNNNNNNNNNNNNNNNNNNNNNNNNNNNNNNNNNNNNNNNNNNNNNNNNNNNNNNNNNNNNNNNNNNNNNNNNNNNNNNNNTTTAGACACTGATCTGATTGGTCCATAAGAAGGACGATGAAGAAGCCTTTGATTTTTGTTTATTTTATACTAACCAGCCCAAAGAGGGGTTATTTGGTTTTGTTGATTTGTTTTCAGACAGGTTATGTTTTACACATGGTGGTACACGCATATCACAGCAACATCATCCAAGATTTCGTGTGTGTGTATTTGAGGTCGATGACTCAATATGTTCGATCAGATTGTGGCATGGACGATGGTAAAGAAGAACCAACTATCATGTTCGAGGACGAAACATATTGGAGAAGAAGAACCAACTATCATGTTCGAGGACGAAACATATTGGAGAAGAAGAACCAACTATCATGTTCGAGGACGAAACATATTGGAGAAGAAGAACCAACTATCATGTTCGAGGACGAAACATATTGGAGAAGAAGAACCAACTATCATCAGATTGTGGCATGGACGATGGTAAAGAAGAACCAACTATCATGTTCGAGGACGAAACATATTGGAGAAGAAGAACCAACTATCATGTTCGAGGAAGAACCAACTATCATGTTCGATCAGATTGTGGCATCACCTATGGATTGCAGAAAATTGGAGAGGTCCAATGGACCTTCAGTAATGTCCAAATCAGGGGGAGTAATTTGTGTTGTACTCTTTTTCTTTTACCATGGTTTTGTCCCAATTGAGTTTTCCTAGTAAGATTTAAATGAGGCAACGTTAAAGCACATTACAAACTCTAAATGGTTATGACATCCAAGGAGGAGTGTTATGAACCAGATTGTGGATGGCTCATAACCAAACGATTATGATTTGTAATCTTTCCATTTATCTATGACGGTGTAATCTCCTATAGAAAAAACCTATATGTTATGAATAAATATAGACTTTTCCATTACTTTTATAAGATATTTAGACATCGACTATGTAAACTAACGGGAAATGGTTAATTTTGTTTGTTGTCAAAGCAAACAACCAATAAAAAGAGAGCAGCTAGTGGTAATTTTTATTCGCTGTCCTATATTGGGTTTTGCAAATGTGACTCTCATAACCTCAGTCTTTATTCGTCGTATGCTCTAATCGCAACAAAAGTAATAAATAAGCGAAATTTTGGAATTCTGGTTTTAATTTGGGTAAAGGTTATTTTTAGTTCAATTTGTCTCGGATTCATCGGTTGTCAGTCAACACCATTTTTGAAAATTTGTATTTCTTGTTGCCTTTTCCTTAATAAAATAAGTAACAACCACTTAAGATAAAAAAGAAGAAGTGAAGATAAGGTTATGCACTTATACATAAATGTTTCATTTCACAACAATTGGATTTTGTTTCTCCTAAAGATCTTGATTATGTATTATGCGACCCTCTTTCCGTTTCACAATGATCCATGTTTTAAAAAAAACTATTTCAAAAGATATACTTCTTACACTTTAATGTATTTTTATTAGATAATAAGGGTAAATTGTAAACTTCTAAAAATAATCAAGTTTGTTTTTGATAAATAAATCAAGAAAGTTTCTCCACTTATGATTACTTCTCTGACCTTTCATTTTTGTTATTTGTTTTTCAGTATATTAACAAAGTATGAATGAAAATCAATTTCATCAAAAAGAAAATAAAACTCATGCAGTACTGATTACATTATTCCTTGAAACAACCAAAAGAAAGAAAAAACTTAAACAAGAGATGCACAAGCAACATCTTTATTTAAATTTAACCATACTTAGAAATTACCATAAGTTGAAATTGAATATCCAATACCTTTGGAGCTGCAAATAAAAAATACAAACGGAAAAAGAAATTAGCACTTTTTTTGTCATCACTGTTACTATTGATTATTAACACCGTCCACATCATCATCACAAAAAAACATTCATTTCATCCTCTCATTCGATTTACGCTGATAACTCACTATGTTATTGATATCGTTACCGGTGTCACTAGCTTATAAAAGATCATTAAAACTTTGGACAATGTTATATGTAATGGTGCTTCTGAAGTATAAGCACTCATCTTCAACTTTGGACAATGTTATAAAGATCATTAAAACGTTAAATCCAACCACACGCATATTTAAAAAGGTGTAAACGAAAAAAAATACAATTTCAAAATAAAAAGCCTCATAGAACAACTATGTATATGAGGCTTGGCTTGTTGGCATAAATCCTTAGTCCAACTTATGTACAGCAGTAACTTGAAAAACACAAGGACACTTCTTTAAAAGCATGTATTGTGATCAAAGTCCGTGGAGTAGCTCCAAATGGAGGTGGAGAAGTTCTCTTTACAAGTTCCAAATGTTCAGTTTCTCACTGTATTTACTTCTTCATTTATCTTTAGACCTGACACAGTGTCAGGAACTGTCAATAATCACTTGCGCTGGAAGTGGTTTTATTAATTTCTCTAGGAAACTGTGTTAATTCTTCACAATCAGCTTTACAGTTTGTCTTTTAAAAAAAACGCTTTTCTATAGTTGAAAACTTGCAAATAGATGTGTATTCTTTGTTTTATTCAAGTGACTGTCTCTTGCTAATTATATACAAAACGAATGGTTATCTGTTAAAGATGTATTCTCACATTTGTAGAGAGTAACAAAATTTATGAATTGATCCACAAAACAAAGAAAGCAAACAACATTTAATTAGTATCACTCAGAGATCTCGCAAAAGATCAGCAGCTGAGGTTTCATATCATCTAAAGAGAGCAGAGAATCGATGGCGTATATGATTTTGACGAAAACAAAGGGTGTTTGCAGACAGACACAGCAAACACTAGCCGTCCATTGCTGCCTTGAACTAGACCATGTACCTGAGCTCCACTCCATAGGATGATGCATAACAAGCCTTCCTTTTTCTGGCTTCATATGGAGAAGTTTTGCATTGGATCCGTCTGAGTGAGATGATATAAGAGAGCCTCCTACAAGAACTCGTGTCCATAAAAATACAAAAGAACAGCACTGTAGACACTAGTTCCAGCAGATCTAAGGCACCAAAACCAAGTTCAATATTGATTGGGACCGGTTAATCACCAGTAATCACCACAAGAGCAGACTCCATCCTTAAAATGATGAAACCGGTTTGAATCTCTCACAACGATCTCTCTCTCAGTGATCCTCGACATGAACTTAGTAACGCTATGACAATCGCTACACACCCTCAGGTTCTTAAAAATCTGAATCCTAGTCTTCGGAGGAGTGGTAACAAGCGCAAACGCAATAGCCAACCTCTCGCTATGACTCATCAGTATATGCTCTTTCTCATCGTCCTCAACATCCTGCAGCACGAACCTATGGTCCGGCACATACCCAATCATCTTCATCTTCTCGTGCAACAATCTCAACTCCTTGTAGATTTCTTCATACATGGGATGCGTCTGGTTTCCCGTGTAAAAGACTTCGACCTTGTTATTTACTTCCATTGAGCTCCAGCCTGGTGTCTTCCTTAAACCTTTGCCTCGTATCTCATCAACTCCCTCCCATTTTCCAGCGCTAGCGTACATGTTTGAGAGCAAAACGTGATACCCTACATGCTCAGGTTCAACCTCGAATAGATGCTCAGACGCAACCTTCCCCAGATCAACGTCTCCGTGGACTCTACAAGCACCGAGGAGAGCGCCCCAGATAGATGCATCAGGCTGAACCGGCATGGCTTTGATGAAGTTAAAAGCGGTTTCTAACTGACCCGCTCGGCCAAACAAGTCCACCATACAACCGTAGTGCTTCAAGCTCGGCGCTATGTTATACTCTCTTTGCATTAACTCAAACAACCACCGACCATCGTCAACTAATCCAGAATGGCTACAAGCTGACAACAATGTCACGAATGTGATATGATCAGGCTTCACTCCTTCGTCAAGCATCTCTCTAAACAGCGTCATCGCCTTCTCCCCGTGCCCGTGAAGCCCGTGGCACGCTATCAACGTGTTCCATGGCACCGAGCTGACTCTTGGGATTTGATAAAACAACGAGAGTGCATCCTCTAGCCGTCCACATTTTCCATACATATCAGCAAGGCTTGTTCCAATGAAAACATCCGAACAAAGACCGTTCTTCAAGAGACGGCCATGAATTTTCATGCCTTGACGCAACGCCCCAGACTGAGAACAAGCGGGCAAAACACTCACCCAAGTCCCTTGGTTAGGGGTTATCTCTCCACCTTCTTCCTCCTCCATTTCGTTATACATCTCAATGGCTTCAGTAGCAAAACCGTTTTGAGCGTAGCCAGATATTATAGTGTTACAAGAGATCACGTCTTTGCTTGGGAGCCAATCAAACACCGCTCTCGCTGAATCCACAAGGCCTAGCTTTGCGTACATGTCAACGACCGTGTTTCCAACGGTCACGTCTTCCAAAAGCCAGCCTTTCCGCAACGTGAAGCCTTGGACTGATCTACCACCTCGAACATCACCTAGCTGCGCGAGCGTAGAAGCCAAACTAATCAAAGTGAGGCAATCTGGTTGAACTCTGTGAAACTGCATCTCCTCAAACAGCCTAAGCGCTCTAAGCGGCTGCTCATTCACCTCATAAGCCTTGATCATAGAGTTCCAAGTAATCAAATCCCTCACAGTCATCTCATCAAACACCCTTTGGCAACTTTTAAGGTTACCAGACTCGGCGTACATATCAATCAGCTTGTTGGAGACAAACAGCTCAGAGTCCAACCCGTGTTTAATCGAGTACAAGTGAATCAAAACTCCTCTGACGAAGTCTCCAGCCTCCGTGCAAGCGGCGAGGAGGCTTACAATAGTAACAGCATCCATGTGTTTCAGCTCTTTAGAGAGAGCTAATGCCTCCTCGGAGTTCCCGCTTTGGCAGTACCCAGAGATCATAGCGTTCCAAGAGCCCATGTCTCGCACAGGCATCTCATCGAAGAGCCTGCGCGCGTTCGCCACCGGTCCGTACCTGCAGTACAGATGGACCAACGACGCAGCGACGAAGACGTCCCAGACAAACCCATACTTCAGAGCCGAGCAGTGAATCTTCATCCCATCAAGGAGACTTCTACAAGCTTTCAAGACCGAAGGGAAAGTGCGGTAATCAGGCTGTAATCCAGAAGTCATCATGAAGAGACTGAAACACTTAATAGCTTCTGAAGAGCTTCCCGAACGGACGTAGCCAGAAACCATCGCGTTCCAGGCGTAGACATCTCTGTTGTGGATGTTGTCAAAGGCGTGCCTAGCCAACGCGAGGCTCCCGAGGTAACAGTAGAGGTTGACAAGTTTAGCAGAGACGCAGACGTTTTGGATCGCTTGGGAGACAATGAGACGCGCGTGAAGGCATTTGGCTGACTGTAGTTTAGTGCAGTGTCTGAATAGCATGTGAACATCATCAGTACCATGAT
This genomic interval from Brassica oleracea var. oleracea cultivar TO1000 chromosome C2, BOL, whole genome shotgun sequence contains the following:
- the LOC106327692 gene encoding pentatricopeptide repeat-containing protein At4g33990 isoform X1; its protein translation is MIDITLKPFGVVFDTLIACMLRLFQTCKGGRFTGVLQSVALVLREFSAPANALQDYRKDHGTDDVHMLFRHCTKLQSAKCLHARLIVSQAIQNVCVSAKLVNLYCYLGSLALARHAFDNIHNRDVYAWNAMVSGYVRSGSSSEAIKCFSLFMMTSGLQPDYRTFPSVLKACRSLLDGMKIHCSALKYGFVWDVFVAASLVHLYCRYGPVANARRLFDEMPVRDMGSWNAMISGYCQSGNSEEALALSKELKHMDAVTIVSLLAACTEAGDFVRGVLIHLYSIKHGLDSELFVSNKLIDMYAESGNLKSCQRVFDEMTVRDLITWNSMIKAYEVNEQPLRALRLFEEMQFHRVQPDCLTLISLASTLAQLGDVRGGRSVQGFTLRKGWLLEDVTVGNTVVDMYAKLGLVDSARAVFDWLPSKDVISCNTIISGYAQNGFATEAIEMYNEMEEEEGGEITPNQGTWVSVLPACSQSGALRQGMKIHGRLLKNGLCSDVFIGTSLADMYGKCGRLEDALSLFYQIPRVSSVPWNTLIACHGLHGHGEKAMTLFREMLDEGVKPDHITFVTLLSACSHSGLVDDGRWLFELMQREYNIAPSLKHYGCMVDLFGRAGQLETAFNFIKAMPVQPDASIWGALLGACRVHGDVDLGKVASEHLFEVEPEHVGYHVLLSNMYASAGKWEGVDEIRGKGLRKTPGWSSMEVNNKVEVFYTGNQTHPMYEEIYKELRLLHEKMKMIGYVPDHRFVLQDVEDDEKEHILMSHSERLAIAFALVTTPPKTRIQIFKNLRVCSDCHSVTKFMSRITEREIVVRDSNRFHHFKDGVCSCGDYW
- the LOC106327692 gene encoding pentatricopeptide repeat-containing protein At4g33990 isoform X2; its protein translation is MLFRHCTKLQSAKCLHARLIVSQAIQNVCVSAKLVNLYCYLGSLALARHAFDNIHNRDVYAWNAMVSGYVRSGSSSEAIKCFSLFMMTSGLQPDYRTFPSVLKACRSLLDGMKIHCSALKYGFVWDVFVAASLVHLYCRYGPVANARRLFDEMPVRDMGSWNAMISGYCQSGNSEEALALSKELKHMDAVTIVSLLAACTEAGDFVRGVLIHLYSIKHGLDSELFVSNKLIDMYAESGNLKSCQRVFDEMTVRDLITWNSMIKAYEVNEQPLRALRLFEEMQFHRVQPDCLTLISLASTLAQLGDVRGGRSVQGFTLRKGWLLEDVTVGNTVVDMYAKLGLVDSARAVFDWLPSKDVISCNTIISGYAQNGFATEAIEMYNEMEEEEGGEITPNQGTWVSVLPACSQSGALRQGMKIHGRLLKNGLCSDVFIGTSLADMYGKCGRLEDALSLFYQIPRVSSVPWNTLIACHGLHGHGEKAMTLFREMLDEGVKPDHITFVTLLSACSHSGLVDDGRWLFELMQREYNIAPSLKHYGCMVDLFGRAGQLETAFNFIKAMPVQPDASIWGALLGACRVHGDVDLGKVASEHLFEVEPEHVGYHVLLSNMYASAGKWEGVDEIRGKGLRKTPGWSSMEVNNKVEVFYTGNQTHPMYEEIYKELRLLHEKMKMIGYVPDHRFVLQDVEDDEKEHILMSHSERLAIAFALVTTPPKTRIQIFKNLRVCSDCHSVTKFMSRITEREIVVRDSNRFHHFKDGVCSCGDYW